One region of Dioscorea cayenensis subsp. rotundata cultivar TDr96_F1 unplaced genomic scaffold, TDr96_F1_v2_PseudoChromosome.rev07_lg8_w22 25.fasta BLBR01001223.1, whole genome shotgun sequence genomic DNA includes:
- the LOC120255880 gene encoding heterogeneous nuclear ribonucleoprotein A1-like — protein MASSKALVLTVLLTIILVFSLKVNASRKLNEQTHNKVSKGPENEEKLTAGIGFIISDNNNNGGNTFGGNLPGNGYPGMGYNGGRSGRPFFGSGPGYIGGGRPGYFGGFPGNGRGYIGNP, from the exons ATGGCTTCTTCCAAGGCTCTTGTTCTAACTGTGCTCTTAACAATCATTCTTGTTTTCTCTCTGAAAGTAAACGCATCAAGGAAGCTAAACGAGCAAACTC ATAATAAGGTTAGCAAAGGaccggaaaatgaagagaaatTGACTGCTGGAATTGGATTTATTATCagtgacaataataataacggCGGTAATACTTTCGGAGGGAATCTGCCCGGCAATGGATACCCTGGCATGGGATACAATGGAGGCCGTTCGGGTCGTCCATTCTTCGGCAGTGGCCCTGGATATATTGGTGGCGGTCGCCCTGGATATTTTGGTGGCTTCCCTGGAAATGGCCGTGGCTATATTGGCAACCCTTAA